Genomic DNA from Desulfurivibrio alkaliphilus AHT 2:
CTACCGCGATCAGCTTCGCCAGTACCAGGTGCTGGTGGACCCCGCTGAACGGCGCCAAGCCATGGTGGCGGAAATCAACCGGGCCGCCGCCGAGGCCGGCGGCCGCATCCTCCCAGACCCAGAACTGGAGGAAACGGTGACCAACCTGGTGGAGGCCCCTTTTGCCATCTGCGGCAGCTTCGCCGAGCGTTTTCTGCAACTGCCCCGGGAGGTGCTGATCACCTCCATGCGCGAGCACCAGAAATATTTTGCGGTGGTGGACGAGCAAGACAACCTGCAACCCCGTTTCGTGGCGGTTAACAACACCCGGGTCAAAGATCCCGCCGTGGGGGCCGAAGGGCACCAGCGGGTGTTGCGAGCCCGGCTGGAAGATGCCTTCTTCTTTTTCAACGAGGACCAGCAGCGCCCCTTAAGCCAACTGGCCGGACGCCTTAACGGCATTATCTTCCAGCACCAACTGGGCACCATGGCCGATAAAACCGCCCGCCTGGAACAACTGGCCGGGCGCCTGGCCGACGAATTTGCCCCGGAACTGAGCGCCGCCGTCCGCCGGGCCGCCCAGCTCTGCAAGGCCGACCTGCTGACCAGCATGGTGGATGAATTCCCCTCGCTGCAGGGCAACATCGGCCGTGATTACGCCCGGCGCCAGGGAGAGAGCGAAGAGGTGGCCGAGGCCCTCTACAGCCACTACCTGCCCCTGCGGGCCGGCGGCCAACTGCCCCAGGACCGGACCGGCGCCCTGCTGGGAATTGCCGACCGGCTGGACACCCTGGCCGGCTGTTTCGGCATCGGCCTTAAGGTGACCGGCGCCGCCGACCCCTTCGGCCTGCGGCGCCAGGCGGTGGGCCTGATCCACCTGCTGCTGGGGCATAAACTCAAGCTGCCTCTCAAGCCCTGGATTGAGACCGCCCTGTCGCTTTATGACTGCCAGTTGCAAGAGCAACCGGCCGCGGCCCGAGACCGCCTGCTGGAGTTCATCAAAGGACGCCTGGCCAATGATCTCACCGGCCGCGGCCTGCCGGCGGAGGCGGTGGAAGCGGTACTCAGCGTCGATTTCCAGGAGGTAAACGACTGCCAGGCCCGCATCGAGGCCCTGGTGGCGGTCAGCTCTCAACCGAGCTTCACCCTGCTGGCCGGCTCCTTTAAGCGGGTCAACAACATCATCAAAGACAACCGCGACGACCGTATCGACCCCCAACTGCTGCAGGAACCGGCGGAAAAAGAACTGGCGGCGGTGTTGGCCCGGGTAACCGCCGCCGCCGCTCCTCTGCTGCGAGACGGCGCTTACCGGCAGACCCTGGAGCATATCCTGACCATGAAAGAGCCCATCGACCGGTTTTTCGACCAGGTGATGGTCATGGCCGAGGATGAGCAGTTAAAACGCAACCGCCTGGCCCTGCTCACCGCCATCGCCGCCCTGTTTCGTCGGGTGGGCGACTTCTCCCGCATGTACGCCCTGCAAAAATAAAATTCAACAGCGAAGCTCACGGGGTACCCCGGCCATGAAACAAGACGAGTAAAACCTGGACGGGGCCACGGCAACCGGTAGCGGCTGGTTCGCTGGCGGCCGGGCGCATGGACGCGCAGGAGGCCGCCAGCGCCTCGGAGGCGGGCAGGATGCCCGCCGAGAATGAGCCGCTACCGGTTGCCGTGGCCCCACCCCGTTGCAACAACCAACGACTTTTCCGCACCCAACAGGTACCCCGTGAGCGTATACCACCAAAAGGAGAACAGATGAAAATAACCTTCTTCGGCGCCGCCGGCACCGTTACCGGCTCCCAGCACCTGATCGAAGTAAACGGGCAGCGCCTGCTGCTGGACTGCGGCCTGTTCCAAGGCAAACGCAAGGAATCATTCGAGCTCAACCGCCGGGGTTTTTGTGATGCCCGCAGCCTGGACGCCCTGATCCTCTCCCATGCCCATATTGACCACTCCGGCAACATTCCCTGCCTGGTCAAAAACGGTTTTACCGGCGATATCATCTGCACCCCGGCCACCCGCGATCTCTGCGCCATCATGCTGATGGACAGCGCCCATATCCAGGAACAGGATGTGCAGTTCGTCAATAAACAGCGGGCCAAAAACGGCCAGCACCTTTTTGAACCGCTCTACGAAAAGGAAGATGTGGTCCGGGCCATGGGCCAGTTCATCGGCATCAGCCCCAAGCGCCAAAAGGAGATCCTGCCCGGCATTTATCTGACTTTCACCGAGGCCGGCCATATGCTGGGCAGCGCCAATGTGGTGCTGGATATTTATGAGGATGGCGCCGGGGATAATGGCGGCGAAAAAGAGGGCCGGGGTCGCCACCGGCGGCTGATCTTCAGCGGTGACATCGGCCGCCCCGGCATTCCCATTATCCGCGATCCGGCCCAGCTTTCCGAAGGGGCGGACATTTTAATTATGGAAAGCACCTACGGCCACCGTAGCCACCAGCCCTACCCGGATTCGGAACGTGAGCTGGAGCGGATCGTCAACGAAACCTACCAGCGCGGCGGCTGCCTGCTGATTCCCGCCTTTGCCGTGGGCCGCACCCAGCAGCTGGTCTACGCCCTGCACAAGCTCTACCTCGACAACGCCATCCCCGAGGTGCCGATTTACGTAGACAGTCCACTGGCCACCCGGGCCACCGATATTTACCGCCTGCACCCGGAGGCCTACGACCGGGAGATCCGGGATTTCATCCTCAAGGGTAATCACGACAACCCTTTCGGCTTCGACACCCTGCGCTACACCCAGTCGGTGGGCGATTCCAAACAGTTGAACGCGCTGAAGAAACCGGCGGTGATTATCAGCGCCAGCGGTATGATGGAAGGCGGCCGGATTTTGCACCACCTGCGCAATCGGGTCAGCGACCCCAGAAACACCATCCTGGTCACCGGCTGGCAGGCCCCCAACACCTTGGGGCGCAAAATCGTGGAAGGGCAGGAAACGGTCAAGGTGTTCGGTGAAGAGTTCCCTTTGCAGGCCAAAGTGGAACAACTCACCGGCTTCAGCGGCCATGCCGACCGGGAGGGCCTGCTAGCCTGGGCCGGGGCCATGGAAAAAAAACCATCCCACACCTTCCTGGTCCACGGCGAAGCGGAGGCCACCCAGGCACTGGCCTCCGCCCTGCAGGAAGAACTGGGCTTCAGCAACATCGAGATCCCGGAGCTTTACCAGGAGTTTGATATATAACCGGCCCGACTCCTCCCCGTTAGCCCCTGGGCTTGATCAGGCCAGGATAGATTCAGCCAGCACCTGCGCCAGCACTCGATTAAAGCCGGCGGGATCTTCCATTTGCAGGAAGTGGCCGGCGCCGGGGACGATGGTTTCCCCAACGAAGGGAGCGCAACGCTGACGGGCTGATTCCGGAATCAGGGCGCCGTTGATGGCGTGCAGCGGGATCTGCAGTTCGGCGAAGGCCGGGGCCGGATTCCAGTTGAGCAGATCGCGCCAGAGGGGCAAGGCCCAGGCCGGATCGGCCTGGGACATCTCCCGGATCAGTTGCCGTTTCAGCTCCAGCGGGGTGGCGGCGGTGGAGGTCTGCTCCACCAGGCCGGCGATGGCGGCAGGGAAATCGTCGGCAAAGGGGGCGAAGATGTTCTCCACCACTTCCGGGGCCAACCCGCCATAATCAATAACAAAGGTATCGACCAAAACCACGGCGGCGGCCAGACCCGCAAGCTGCCGGGCGGCCTCCATAGCCACCGCCCCGCCCATGGAGTGGCCCACCAGAATCACCTGGCCGGCCTTAAGCTCTTTGGCCCCGGCCGCCACATCGGCGGCCAGCCCGCTTACCGTCCAGGTTTCCCGCTCTCCGGGGCTGGAATGGCCATGCCCCGGCAGGTCGATGGCCGCCACCGCCTGCCGGCGGCCAAAAAAGCTGATCTGGGGCGCCCAGTAGCTCCGGCGGCAGGTCCAGCCATGCACAAACAGCAGCAACGGTTCGCCCGCCCCCAGGCAGTCGCAGGCCAACGGGGTGCCGTCATGCCCCCGCAGGGTGCAACCGGTCGGCTCGGTCAGCGGCTCACTAATCACAGACATGTTCCTCCTCAAGCAATAATTTCAGAATTTTCAGGCCTGACCAGCAATTGATATCGCTGGTTATAGCTAGCCGGAAAGTTCGGGGTCAGCGGCGGCGGGCCGGGCCGGCGAGCAGCAGCTTGATCAGGGCCGCCTGGCTGCCGGCGCCGGTCTTAAGAAAAATCGACTTGATGTGGGAGCGCACCGTATGCAGGCTGAGGTGGCAGCGCCTTGCCACCGACGCCGGCTCGGGGGTCACCGCCAGCGCCCGGGCCACCCGGATCTCCGCTTCCGATAACGCGTAAAGACGGCGCAACCGCTCCGGGTCAATTACCAGGCCGCCTTCAGGGTCATAAAAATAGACCGCCACATGGGCCGGGGGCTCACCCACCACCACCGGCACCTCGGGGTGAATGGGGCGTACCAGCAGTTGCCGACCCAGCCCGTCGGCCGACGGTATCTCCACCGTGCCGCCGTCATCATCAAACAAGCGGCTGGCCGCCGCCTGCAGACTTGATCGGAGCACCTTCTGCAGCCGCTGGTCAGCCTGCTCGTCGCCCAAGCGCAGGCGCCCATCCCGACTGGTAAGCCAGCCGCCGCCCAACAGTTCCTCGGCCCCGGGCGTGGTGTAAACCACCCGCAGTTCGTGGTTCAACAGCACAAAGGGCAGGGTTTCCCGCCCTGCCGCCAGGGCCACTGCCTCGTCCCGGGCCCGGCCGGCCGCTACCTGCCCGGCCAGCACCAAAGACTGCTGCAGATGGGGCACAAAGTCGTTGATAAATTCGGTTTCCGCCTCGCTGTAATGCCCCTGCCCCCGGGTACGCTGAATCAGCAGTTGCACCGAGCGCTCGTCATCCTGGTAAACGGTGCCGCAAAGTCCGTGATGGATATTCTGCGGCCCGGCCCATTCGTTGAAAAACTCGGTGCGGTAATAATCCGGCTGCCGGCAACTGAAATGCAGGTAGGTGGAATAGAGCCGGCCCGGTTCTTTGCGCCGCAATTCCGGGCGCCAGGGGCAGGCATTGACGTAGTACTGAACATAGCGCCGATGATAGTCATCGTCGATATTGAGTTTGAAACTGGAAAGCACCTGGTCGGCGCCGGCATTGAGCAACAGCAGCCGGGCCGAGCGGGATTGGCTGAGCCCCACCAGTTCGCGCAAAAAGGTCATCCAGCCGGCGGGATCGGTGATCGTGGCATAAATGCCGGCGATCAGACGCTCCCGCTCGCGCCACAGGTTAAATTCTTTTGCAGCTTTAATCCCGCTACCCATGACCGGATTAACTCGGCAGTGGCGCTTCACGGCGCCGTTACAATCAATGCCCCGCAGGCTTACTTCCGGGAACATCACCAGGCCGGGGCGGCACTATGTGACACACTACTGATGACAAGTATTATTTACAAGTCAGCGCATACTTTCATGATACGCTCGAGCCGCCGGCCGGTCAACAGAAAAAGCGACATTACAAAAAGATACCGCAACACTCAGGAGGGGACAATGATATCATGAGTAATCAAGGCCGTGGTTACCTCGGCAAGGGGCAGGCCGATGACATTGCTCACCGAACCCTCGATCTTGGCCACCAGCGCCCCACCCCGGCCTTGAACCCCGTAGGCGCCGGCTTTGTCCAGCGGTTCGCCGGTGGCCACATAGGCACGGATCAGCGCCGGGTCAAGCTCGGCAAACCACACCCGGGTCGACACCGCCGCCACCGCCTGCTCCCGGCCCCTGCACAAGGCAAAAGCGGTCCAGACCGTATGCTCCCGGCCACTCAAGGCCGCCAGCATGGCCTCGGCCTGCCCCGCGTCGGCAGGTTTGCCCAGAATTCGGTCTTCCAGGACCACCACCGTATCCGCCCCCAGCACCCAGGCCTCCGGAAACCCGGGCGCCACCGCCGCGGCTTTCTCCAGAGCCAGGCGGCGGGCAAAGTCAGCCGGCCCCTCCCCCGCCCCGGCCACCTCGGCAATAGCCGCGACCGCCACGGTAAACTCAAGCCCCAGCTCAGCCAGCATCTCCCGCCGCCGAGGCGAACCGGAAGCCAAAACCAGAGGTTGCAAATTCCTAAACATCAATCACCAAATAAGATGGCCTCGCAAAAAACCGCCAAAAGAGTTAGTCGGTAAACGCTCGCAGGGTCAAGCAAATCGCTTACATACAAAAAGGACGGCAATGACGACAAGCGTTCAGCAGTGCCGCAGATTTTCGCAAGCAGTCACGGCAATTATAGCAGCGCTATATTGCCGTGACTGATCGCGGAAAGATGCGGTGCTGATGAGCGCTTGCCGTTATTGCCGGGAGGCCCAATTCAGCAACCCCCCGGCCAATAAAATTTCCCGGTGGCGGGGGGAAACCTCCAGGCGCACCGGAATCTGCCGGCTGCCGGCCTCCAGCGTCAGCTTTTC
This window encodes:
- the glyS gene encoding glycine--tRNA ligase subunit beta, which codes for MTDTETSGELLLEIGAEEIPAGYLMPALKALQAGLAQGLREHELAFGEINTGATPRRLAVSVQGLAARQPDRVEEAMGPPKKAAFDADGKPTKAALGFASTKGVSVDELQVVATPKGEYLQARVEQPGRATAEILNDLLPGLITGLPFPKSMRWGNGKTHFARPLRWLLAVYQGRSLAFSLEELSAGDHTWGHRFLAPQSIQATTFSTYRDQLRQYQVLVDPAERRQAMVAEINRAAAEAGGRILPDPELEETVTNLVEAPFAICGSFAERFLQLPREVLITSMREHQKYFAVVDEQDNLQPRFVAVNNTRVKDPAVGAEGHQRVLRARLEDAFFFFNEDQQRPLSQLAGRLNGIIFQHQLGTMADKTARLEQLAGRLADEFAPELSAAVRRAAQLCKADLLTSMVDEFPSLQGNIGRDYARRQGESEEVAEALYSHYLPLRAGGQLPQDRTGALLGIADRLDTLAGCFGIGLKVTGAADPFGLRRQAVGLIHLLLGHKLKLPLKPWIETALSLYDCQLQEQPAAARDRLLEFIKGRLANDLTGRGLPAEAVEAVLSVDFQEVNDCQARIEALVAVSSQPSFTLLAGSFKRVNNIIKDNRDDRIDPQLLQEPAEKELAAVLARVTAAAAPLLRDGAYRQTLEHILTMKEPIDRFFDQVMVMAEDEQLKRNRLALLTAIAALFRRVGDFSRMYALQK
- a CDS encoding alpha/beta fold hydrolase; protein product: MSVISEPLTEPTGCTLRGHDGTPLACDCLGAGEPLLLFVHGWTCRRSYWAPQISFFGRRQAVAAIDLPGHGHSSPGERETWTVSGLAADVAAGAKELKAGQVILVGHSMGGAVAMEAARQLAGLAAAVVLVDTFVIDYGGLAPEVVENIFAPFADDFPAAIAGLVEQTSTAATPLELKRQLIREMSQADPAWALPLWRDLLNWNPAPAFAELQIPLHAINGALIPESARQRCAPFVGETIVPGAGHFLQMEDPAGFNRVLAQVLAESILA
- a CDS encoding helix-turn-helix transcriptional regulator translates to MGSGIKAAKEFNLWRERERLIAGIYATITDPAGWMTFLRELVGLSQSRSARLLLLNAGADQVLSSFKLNIDDDYHRRYVQYYVNACPWRPELRRKEPGRLYSTYLHFSCRQPDYYRTEFFNEWAGPQNIHHGLCGTVYQDDERSVQLLIQRTRGQGHYSEAETEFINDFVPHLQQSLVLAGQVAAGRARDEAVALAAGRETLPFVLLNHELRVVYTTPGAEELLGGGWLTSRDGRLRLGDEQADQRLQKVLRSSLQAAASRLFDDDGGTVEIPSADGLGRQLLVRPIHPEVPVVVGEPPAHVAVYFYDPEGGLVIDPERLRRLYALSEAEIRVARALAVTPEPASVARRCHLSLHTVRSHIKSIFLKTGAGSQAALIKLLLAGPARRR
- a CDS encoding Maf family protein codes for the protein MFRNLQPLVLASGSPRRREMLAELGLEFTVAVAAIAEVAGAGEGPADFARRLALEKAAAVAPGFPEAWVLGADTVVVLEDRILGKPADAGQAEAMLAALSGREHTVWTAFALCRGREQAVAAVSTRVWFAELDPALIRAYVATGEPLDKAGAYGVQGRGGALVAKIEGSVSNVIGLPLAEVTTALITHDIIVPS
- a CDS encoding MBL fold metallo-hydrolase RNA specificity domain-containing protein; translation: MKITFFGAAGTVTGSQHLIEVNGQRLLLDCGLFQGKRKESFELNRRGFCDARSLDALILSHAHIDHSGNIPCLVKNGFTGDIICTPATRDLCAIMLMDSAHIQEQDVQFVNKQRAKNGQHLFEPLYEKEDVVRAMGQFIGISPKRQKEILPGIYLTFTEAGHMLGSANVVLDIYEDGAGDNGGEKEGRGRHRRLIFSGDIGRPGIPIIRDPAQLSEGADILIMESTYGHRSHQPYPDSERELERIVNETYQRGGCLLIPAFAVGRTQQLVYALHKLYLDNAIPEVPIYVDSPLATRATDIYRLHPEAYDREIRDFILKGNHDNPFGFDTLRYTQSVGDSKQLNALKKPAVIISASGMMEGGRILHHLRNRVSDPRNTILVTGWQAPNTLGRKIVEGQETVKVFGEEFPLQAKVEQLTGFSGHADREGLLAWAGAMEKKPSHTFLVHGEAEATQALASALQEELGFSNIEIPELYQEFDI